Proteins from a single region of Antechinus flavipes isolate AdamAnt ecotype Samford, QLD, Australia chromosome 2, AdamAnt_v2, whole genome shotgun sequence:
- the NPS gene encoding neuropeptide S, with the protein MASCSSLRLNLLLVLWISSMQMLCCKPTPSSTLSEKSDYFLILLNSCLAAVDRSEELAFLKPFFMKSVMKRSFRNGVGTGIKKTSFRRAKS; encoded by the exons ATGGCCAG TTGCAGCTCATTGAGACTGAATCTTCTTCTGGTCCTCTGGATTTCGTCCATGCAGATGCTGTGCTGCAAGCCGACTCCTTCATCCACG CTGTCTGAAAAATCTGATTACTTTCTCATCCTGCTGAATAGCTGCTTAGCTGCAGTGGACAGGAGTGAAGAGCTGGCTTTTCTAAAGCCATTTTTCATGAAGAGTGTCATGAAAAGGTCCTTTCGCAACGGAGTTGGAACAGGAATTAAAAAAACTTCCTTTCGAAGAGCAAAATCGTGA